Proteins from a genomic interval of Benincasa hispida cultivar B227 chromosome 7, ASM972705v1, whole genome shotgun sequence:
- the LOC120082038 gene encoding receptor protein kinase-like protein ZAR1: protein MAKISSIPLFFLLCNLCISMASLNDEGNALLAFRQSITEDPEGCFSNWNSSDETPCGWNGVTCKDLRVVSLSIPKKKLNGILPSCLGFLPELRHLNLRSNKLHGTLPMELFQANGIQSLVLYGNSFTGSVPNEIGKLKNLQILDLSQNFFNGSLPVSLMQCTRLRILDLSQNNLTNSLPNGFGSSLNFLETLNLSYNKFNGSIPMDIGNLSSLQGTVDFSHNLFSGSIPPSLGNLPEKVYIDLTYNNLSGSIPQNGALMNRGPTAFIGNPGLCGPPLKNPCSSQTPGASSPSSFPFFPDNYPPGSSEGSGNKYDEGGLSKSTLVAIIIGDIVGICLIGLLFSYCYSRFCTHRNGKKADQSSYGFEKGEKGRKDCLCFQKGESENVSEHIEQFDLVPLDSQVTFDLDELLKASAFVLGKSGIGIVYKVVLEDGLTLAVRRLGEGGSQRLKEFQTEVEAIGKLRHPNVVGLRAYYWSVDEKLLIYDYIPNGNLASAIHGKPGTTSFTPLAWSVRFRIMKGIAKGLVYLHEFSPKKYVHGNLKTNNILLGHDMTPHISNFGLARLVNIAGGSPTMQSSHIAEEKPQEKQLKSATSEASTFSSSMSTYYQAPEAFKVVKPSQKWDVYSYGVILLEMITGRLPIVQVGASEMDLVQWIQLCIEEKKPLSDVIDPSLAPDDDADEEIIAVLKIALACVQNSPERRPAMRHVCDGLSRLAVTPN, encoded by the exons ATGGCAAAAATTTCTTCAATTCCCCTGTTTTTTCTCCTCTGCAACTTATGCATTTCCATGGCTTCTTTGAATGATGAAGGCAATGCCCTTTTGGCTTTCAGACAGTCCATTACTGAAGACCCAGAGGGCTGTTTCAGCAACTGGAATTCTTCAGATGAAACCCCATGTGGTTGGAATGGAGTTACATGCAAGGATCTAAGAGTTGTTTCTCTTAGTATTCCCAAGAAGAAACTTAATGGGATTCTTCCTTCTTGTCTAGGGTTTCTACCTGAGCTTCGTCATCTGAATCTGAGGAGTAATAAACTCCATGGAACTTTGCCAATGGAGCTTTTTCAAGCTAATGGAATTCAAAGTTTGGTGCTTTATGGAAATTCCTTCACTGGGTCTGTTCCAAATGAGATTGGTAAGCTAAAAAACCTTCAAATCTTGGATTTGTCTCAGAATTTCTTTAATGGGTCCTTGCCGGTTTCTCTGATGCAATGCACAAGGTTGAGAATTCTTGATCTTAGTCAGAACAATCTTACCAATTCTCTGCCTAATGGGTTTGGTTCCAGTTTGAATTTCTTGGAAACTTTGAATCTTTCTTACAATAAGTTTAATGGTTCAATTCCAATGGATATTGGTAATTTGTCTAGCTTACAAGGCACTGTTGATTTCTCACATAATTTGTTTTCTGGCTCTATCCCACCCAGCTTGGGAAATCTTCCTGAAAAGGTTTATATTGATCTTACTTACAATAATTTGAGTGGTTCAATACCACAAAATGGTGCTCTTATGAACAGAGGACCAACTGCTTTTATTGGGAATCCTGGCCTTTGTGGACCGCCATTGAAGAACCCATGTTCTTCCCAAACCCCGGGCGCGAGTTCCCCATCCTCGTTTCCCTTTTTCCCAGACAATTATCCACCTGGGAGTTCTGAGGGTAGTGGTAATAAGTATGACGAAGGAGGGCTGAGTAAGAGCACTTTAGTTGCAATAATCATCGGCGACATCGTTGGTATTTGCTTGATCGGGTTGCTGTTTTCGTATTGCTATTCAAGGTTTTGCACTCATAGAAATGGGAAGAAGGCCGACCAATCCAGTTATGGATTTGAGAAGggtgaaaaaggaagaaaggatTGTCTCTGCTTTCAAAAGGGTGAATCCGAGAACGTTTCGGAGCATATCGAGCAGTTTGATTTGGTACCTCTAGATTCACAAGTGACGTTTGATCTCGACGAACTTCTCAAGGCATCAGCATTTGTTTTGGGAAAAAGCGGTATCGGCATCGTGTATAAAGTTGTGCTTGAAGATGGActcactttagctgtgagaagATTGGGTGAAGGTGGTTCTCAAAGATTAAAAGAATTTCAAACTGAAGTTGAAGCAATTGGGAAGTTGAGGCATCCAAACGTTGTTGGCCTTAGAGCATATTATTGGTCTGTTGATGAGAAACTGCTTATTTATGATTACATACCAAATGGGAACCTTGCATCTGCCATTCATG GGAAGCCTGGAACAACATCGTTTACACCACTAGCATGGTCTGTTCGGTTTAGAATCATGAAAGGCATTGCGAAAGGGTTGGTTTACTTGCACGAGTTTAGCCCCAAAAAGTATGTTCATGgtaatttgaaaacaaacaaCATACTTCTTGGGCATGACATGACACCGCATATTTCTAATTTCGGGCTCGCCCGCCTTGTTAACATTGCTGGAGGATCGCCAACCATGCAATCGAGTCATATAGCAGAGGAGAAACCACAAGAGAAACAACTAAAGTCTGCCACCTCTGAAGCTAGTACATTCAGTTCTAGTATGAGTACTTACTACCAAGCCCCGGAAGCGTTCAAAGTCGTGAAGCCATCACAAAAATGGGACGTTTACTCGTATGGTGTGATATTACTCGAAATGATCACCGGAAGGTTGCCCATCGTTCAGGTGGGAGCCTCGGAAATGGATCTTGTCCAATGGATTCAACTCTGCATCGAGGAAAAGAAACCGCTTTCAGACGTGATAGACCCGTCTTTGGCTCCAGacgatgatgcagacgaggagaTCATTGCGGTTTTGAAGATAGCATTAGCTTGTGTTCAAAATAGTCCAGAAAGAAGACCTGCAATGAGACATGTTTGTGATGGTTTGAGCAGGTTGGCTGTCACTCCAAACTga
- the LOC120082049 gene encoding auxin-responsive protein IAA32-like yields the protein MESNNELIMNNPVYCEGKGENGIIDLGLSLRTLEQPEVGIEGGYMNWGGQDYYCCTEEDAEVVQSKQQQRWDYVKVNMDGVIVGRKVCIFQHASYSTLALQLEDMFGRQCESGLRLFENDSEFSLFYKDGDENWRSVGDVPWKQFVEGVKRLRIARKDEAFVAIRQN from the exons ATGGAGAGTAATAATGAGTTGATTATGAACAACCCTGTCTATTGTGAAGGGAAAGGGGAAAATGGGATTATAGATTTAGGGCTTAGCCTAAGAACTTTGGAGCAACCAGAAGTGGGAATTGAGGGAGGGTACATGAATTGGGGAGGACAGGATTACTATTGTTGTACTGAGGAAGATGCAGAGGTTGTGCAGAGCAAACAGCAACAGAGGTGGGATTATGTTAAAGTCAATATGGATGGTGTCATTGTTGGTAGGAAAGTTTGCATCTTTCAACATGCTAGCTATTCTACTCTTGCCCTTCAACTTGAAGATATGTTTG GTCGACAATGTGAATCTGGACTGAGGTTGTTTGAAAATGATTCTGAATTCTCACTATTTTacaaagatggagatgaaaattgGAGGAGCGTTGGTGATGTCCCATGGAA GCAATTTGTGGAAGGTGTGAAGAGGCTAAGAATTGCTAGGAAAGATGAGGCTTTTGTTGCCATTCGTCAAAATTAA
- the LOC120081335 gene encoding putative mediator of RNA polymerase II transcription subunit 12, whose amino-acid sequence MTEPPPPPPTQPLPPVVSPHLNYPESLDSSPRSRNTDTWDEPLAPGPLAGRLRLMCSYGGHIVPRPHDKTLCYVCGETRIVVVDRHTSLSDLTARLSKTLLNGRPFTLKYQLPNEDLDSLISVTTDEDLENMIDEYDRTASNSSNPAAKPSRLRLFLFPIKPDVSQSIGPILESSTSSEDWFLNALNGAGLLNRGFSDSASVNCLLGLDDDVGVNNLDSGPREADGSQPGSFGNGKGGKQDVHSVPDSPMIETTSSFGSTSSSPSLANLPPIRVHVEDSGNSGGVAAGAVRVQDQKVGIEEQFSQMSVGQKQQDEAFTALSSPPPLPTTIVASAAAGSAIPVCSAAGVGVGEYTNRVISDDERSDHGAPVGYRKPLPPQPQSLAPQLQQKSSGLVDIPSPDSVSSDSSLNNPMSRSKPVMYQEQVVHQIPTSAVRLPGSPADPKVNVSDQNARVHIPQQVQESGYVLHSQYDQHQHQQLQQQQQQQQQPQPQQHPPQPQQFIHAGAHYIHQHPSGAVQIPAFFPVYSPQHHHHPHQMEQQYPVYYLPARQGQAYGNLPVQQSTISESATAIPPGRPQTPPNPTLVTTAAYNHMRNAPIAKTEMSANAYKQTTTTPQSLVQVPASQHQQQYVGYNQGYSHIQHPSQSVAPTSATANYAYEFSDPAHSQIYYTQPLAPSQYQAMPAAAVMLPENSAQLPTDNMKQQMRTSQPL is encoded by the exons ATGACGGAACCGCCGCCTCCGCCCCCCACTCAACCGCTTCCACCGGTGGTGTCGCCTCATCTTAACTATCCGGAGTCGTTGGACTCCTCTCCGAGGTCTCGCAACACCGACACGTGGGATGAGCCTCTCGCTCCCGGCCCTCTCGCTGGCCGTCTCCGCCTTATGTGCAGCTATGGCGGCCATATAGTCCCTCGCCCTCATGATAAGACTCTATGCTATGTCTGTGGTGAGACTCGGATCGTTGTTGTCGACCGCCATACGTCTTTATCTGACCTCACTGCGCGTTTGTCGAAGACGCTTCTCAATGGTAGGCCGTTTACTCTGAAATATCAGCTTCCGAATGAGGACTTGGATTCTCTCATTTCTGTAACCACTGATGAGGATTTGGAGAATATGATTGATGAGTATGATCGGACGGCGAGTAATTCGTCTAACCCTGCGGCAAAACCCTCGCGACTTAGGTTGTTCCTGTTCCCGATTAAGCCGGATGTTTCTCAGTCGATCGGGCCAATTCTCGAGAGCTCGACTAGTTCCGAGGACTGGTTTTTGAATGCTTTAAATGGTGCCGGTTTGCTCAATAGAGGTTTTTCTGACTCTGCATCGGTCAATTGCTTGCTAGGGCTTGATGATGATGTCGGTGTTAATAACCTCGATTCGGGTCCGAGGGAGGCGGATGGTTCTCAGCCTGGGTCGTTTGGAAATGGTAAGGGTGGAAAACAGGATGTTCATTCTGTCCCTGATTCACCGATGATCGAGACCACGTCGTCATTTGGGTCTACTTCTTCTTCGCCTTCTCTGGCGAATTTGCCGCCGATTCGGGTCCATGTGGAGGATAGTGGCAATAGCGGTGGGGTTGCTGCTGGTGCAGTTCGAGTTCAAGATCAGAAGGTGGGAATTGAGGAGCAATTTTCGCAGATGAGTGTTGGTCAAAAACAGCAAGATGAAGCTTTCACGGCACTCTCTTCGCCGCCTCCTTTGCCTACAACTATTGTGGCTTCTGCGGCGGCGGGCTCTGCAATTCCGGTGTGCTCAGCTGCTGGAGTAGGTGTAGGAGAATATACAAATCGGGTGATCTCCGATGACGAGAGATCGGACCACGGGGCGCCGGTCGGATACCGGAAACCACTACCACCTCAGCCACAGTCTCTAGCTCCCCAATTGCAGCAGAAATCAAGTGGACTTGTTGATATACCTTCCCCGGACTCGGTGTCAAG TGATAGTAGTTTAAACAATCCGATGTCTCGCTCAAAACCTGTGATGTATCAAGAACAAGTTGTTCATCAAATCCCCACTTCAGCCGTTAGGCTTCCTGGCAGTCCCGCAGATCCAAAAGTCAATGTTTCTGATCAGAACGCCCGGGTTCATATTCCACAACAGGTCCAAGAATCAGGATATGTTTTACACTCTCAGTACGACCAGCATCAACACCAGCAACTTCAGCAACAACAGCAACAGCAACAACAGCCACAGCCACAGCAACACCCACCTCAACCACAGCAATTCATACATGCAGGCGCCCACTACATCCACCAGCACCCATCTGGTGCAGTTCAAATTCCAGCATTTTTCCCTGTATATTCTCCTCAGCACCATCATCATCCCCATCAAATGGAACAGCAGTATCCAGTCTACTACCTGCCTGCCAGACAGGGTCAAGCTTATGGCAATTTGCCAGTACAGCAATCTACCATCAGCGAGTCTGCCACTGCTATTCCTCCTGGCCGGCCCCAAACCCCTCCCAATCCAACATTGGTTACGACTGCAGCATACAACCACATGAGGAATGCCCCTATTGCAAAAACTGAAATGTCTGCCAATGCATACAAACAGACAACTACAACTCCTCAGTCGTTAGTTCAGGTTCCCGCAAGTCAGCATCAGCAACAATATGTTGGCTATAACCAGGGTTACTCTCATATTCAGCATCCATCTCAATCGGTTGCACCTACATCTGCTACTGCAAATTATGCCTACGAATTTTCAGACCCTGCTCATTCTCAAATATACTATACTCAGCCTCTAGCACCTTCTCAGTACCAAGCCATGCCAGCAGCCGCTGTAATGCTGCCTGAAAATTCTGCTCAGCTTCCCACTGACAACATGAAGCAGCAGATGAGAACTTCACAACCATTATAG
- the LOC120081848 gene encoding elongator complex protein 2: MTSGGGGEVEVKEVFIGAGCNRIVNNVSWGACDLVAFGAQNAVAIFSPKSAQILTTLPGHNASVNCTYWLPSNKFSFRAKHLKCHYLLSGDSDGAIHLWELSLVDQKWRNVLQLPKSHKKGITCITAHIISETVAIVASASSDGSICVWEVVFPSTNEGNCTLLLLDSLMVGSKSMVALSLAELPGNVSYMVLAMGGLDNKIHLYCGKRTGEFVKACELKGHTDWIRSLDFSLPMGKNGEANSIMLVSSSQDRGIRIWKMALHGSSPDINGGCKKEEISLTSYIQGPIFTAGPSTYQVSLESLLIGHEDWVYSVQWQPPSATEIEGVPCYQSESILSASMDKTMMIWKPEKTSGIWMNVVTVGELSHCALGFYGGHWSPNGDSILAHGYGGSFHLWRNVGISSDNWKPQKVPSGHFAAVMDISWARSGDYIISVSHDQTTRIFAPWKNVNSLEGGSWHEIARPQVHGHDINCVTIIQGKGNHRFVSGAEEKVARVFEAPLSFLKTLSHATLQNFVATEDHLVDVQILGANMSALGLSQKPIYVHSADKTPDRSGNEGIDTLETIPDAVPVVLTEPPIEDQLAWHTLWPESHKLYGHGNELFSICCDHKGKLVASSCKAQTASVAEIWLWEVGSWKAVSRLQSHSLTITQMEFSHDDSMLLAVSRDRQFSVFKIQRTGSDEIHHELISRQEAHRRIIWSCSWNPHGHEFATGSRDKTVKIWAVTAESSVKQLTTLSQFKSSVTALSWVGLDPKSNGFLAVGMENGLLELWNLSINRTDNVCSNVVASVVKRLDPFVCHVSSVNRLAWKEPEKSGEECRKLQLASCGADHCVRVFEINVPV, translated from the exons ATGACTTCCGGCGGCGGCGGCGAAGTTGAAGTCAAGGAAGTGTTTATAGGGGCAGGCTGTAACAGAATAGTGAACAACGTTTCTTGGGGAGCCTGTGATTTAGTGGCTTTTGGCGCTCAAAACGCCGTTGCCATCTTCTCTCCTAAG TCTGCACAAATTCTGACGACTCTTCCCGGTCACAACGCTTCTGTGAACTGCACTTATTGGCTTCCAAGTAATAAATTTTCGTTTAGAG CCAAGCATTTGAAGTGTCATTATCTGCTATCTGGTGACTCTGATGGTGCTATTCACTTATGGGAGTTGTCTCTTGTGGACCAGAAG TGGAGAAATGTTTTACAACTACCAAAATCACACAAGAAAGGCATCACATGTATTACTGCACATATAATTTCTGAAACGGTGGCAATTGTTGCGTCTGCTTCTTCAGATGGTTCAATTTGTGTTTGGGAGGTTGTTTTCCCGTCTACCAATGAAg GTAATTGTACATTGTTGTTGCTGGACTCGCTCATGGTTGGTTCAAAATCTATGGTGGCACTTTCATTAGCAGAATTGCCTGGAAATGTCAGTTATATGGTCCTGGCTATGGGAGGCTTGGATAATAAGATTCATCTGTATTGTGGGAAGAGAACTGGAGAG TTTGTTAAGGCATGTGAGCTCAAAGGACATACAGATTGGATTAGAAGTCTGGACTTCTCTTTGCCTATGGGGAAAAATGGAGAAGCAAACAGCATTATGCTTGTAAGCTCATCTCAGGACAGAGGCATACGCATATGGAAGATGGCTCTTCATGGTTCTTCACCTGACATAAATGGAGGatgcaaaaaagaagaaataagttTAACATCTTATATACAAGGTCCTATATTTACTGCTGGACCATCAACTTACCAGGTATCATTAGAATCTCTTTTGATTGGACATGAGGATTGGGTATATTCGGTCCAATGGCAGCCGCCTTCAGCTACAGAAATAGAAGGGGTTCCATGCTATCAATCTGAAAGCATCCTTTCTGCATCTATGGACAAGACAATGATGATTTGGAAGCCCGAGAAGACTTCAGGCATCTGGATGAATGTGGTTACTGTTGGAGAGTTAAGTCATTGTGCTTTAGGGTTTTATGGTGGGCATTGGAGCCCTAATGGAGATTCAATTTTAGCACATGGTTACGGTGGGTCTTTTCATCTCTGGAGAAATGTTGGTATCAGTTCAGATAACTGGAAACCTCAAAAGGTTCCCTCAGGACATTTTGCTGCTGTCATGGATATTTCATGGGCCAGATCTGGTGATTATATTATTTCAGTCAGCCATGACCAG ACAACTCGGATTTTTGCTCCCTGGAAAAATGTCAATTCTCTTGAAGGAGGTTCTTGGCATGAAATTGCTCGACCTCAAGTTCATGGTCATGATATTAATTGTGTCACCATAATACAAGGGAAGGGGAACCATCGCTTTGTCAGTGGAGCTGAAGAGAAAGTTGCTAGAGTCTTTGAAGCTCCATTATCTTTTTTGAAGACATTGAGTCATGCCACACTGCAGAATTTCGTGGCCACTGAAGATCACCTTGTGGATGTTCAGATTTTGGGTGCTAATATGTCGGCTCTTGGCCTTTCACAGAAACCTATTTATGTTCACT CTGCTGATAAGACACCAGATAGGAGTGGAAATGAAGGTATTGACACCCTTGAAACCATTCCCGATGCAGTTCCTGTCGTTCTTACCGAACCTCCCATTGAAGATCAATTGGCATGGCATACACTTTGGCCAGAGTCGCACAAACTTTATGGTCATGGGAATGAGCTATTTTCTATATGTTGTGATCACAAGGGGAAGCTTGTTGCTTCATCCTGTAAG GCACAAACGGCATCAGTGGCAGAAATATGGCTTTGGGAGGTTGGTTCGTGGAAGGCAGTCAGTCGTTTGCAATCTCACAGCTTGACAATAACACAAATGGAGTTTTCCCACGATGACAGTATGCTATTGGCAGTCTCAAGGGATCGCCAGTTTTCTGTTTTCAAAATCCAGAGAACAG GCTCTGATGAAATCCACCATGAGCTTATATCAAGGCAGGAGGCACACAGAAGAATCATATGGTCATGTTCTTGGAACCCACACGGTCATGAGTTTGCAACAGGCTCTAGGGATAAGACTGTGAAGATATGGGCTGTGACAGCTGAATCTTCAGTTAAGCAGCTAACAACTCTCTCACAGTTCAAATCTAGTGTCACCGCTTTATCATGGGTCGGTCTTGATCCCAAAAGCAATGGATTCCTTGCAGTTGGAATGGAAAATGGCCTCCTTGAGTTGTGGAATTTGTCTATCAATAGAACAGATAATGTTTGCTCAAATGTAGTTGCTTCGGTCGTTAAACGTCTCGATCCATTTGTGTGCCATGTTTCCTCGGTCAACCGCCTCGCATGGAAGGAACCGGAGAAGAGTGGTGAAGAGTGCAGGAAGTTGCAACTTGCATCCTGTGGCGCTGACCACTGTGTTAGAGTGTTTGAGATAAATGTTCCAGTATGA